A region from the Achromobacter seleniivolatilans genome encodes:
- a CDS encoding amidase, with amino-acid sequence MSEQDHTDLHFRDARELARAIRQRELSSRQITTHFLDRIERAPGLSAFSEVTAERALAQADAADRLQDAGILMGPLHGVPVAVKDSIQWAGTTASGGSQTRRNVVSTDTAAAAQTLMAQGMVILGKTRMTEFAFGLSGQNPTQGTPHNPWDANVARAPGGSSSGAGVAVAAGLAPLAVGGDTGGSVRAPAALNGVVGYKPSSGVISRAGCLPLSDTLDVLGPITRNVADARLLTQLLAGPDVDDAATLALPAACITSLRHPAAPRTGTIAVLAPQAWPASLTDASLRVWHQAQEQLEQAGFTPTVWHPPASLSFARMADDNSLVLAYEAYRYYGALAENPAAPLWEVVRTRIAAGGRIAQADYVAALVRRRADMAAFADAMQGLDALLMPACDQGAQALDNEDVRHTGLGKLLRPANFLGAAAIALPAGLDQQGMPIAVQLLAPEGGDAALLDCASVLERVLAPIPLRPDLSAWGL; translated from the coding sequence ATGTCAGAACAAGACCACACCGACCTGCATTTCCGAGACGCCCGCGAACTTGCCCGCGCCATCCGCCAACGTGAACTGAGCTCGCGCCAGATCACCACGCACTTTCTGGATCGCATCGAACGTGCGCCAGGATTGTCCGCGTTCAGCGAAGTCACGGCCGAACGTGCGTTGGCGCAAGCCGACGCCGCGGACCGGCTGCAAGATGCTGGCATCCTGATGGGGCCATTACATGGGGTGCCCGTAGCGGTAAAGGACAGCATCCAATGGGCTGGCACAACGGCTAGTGGCGGCTCGCAAACGCGGCGCAATGTCGTAAGCACTGACACAGCAGCGGCTGCGCAGACGCTGATGGCCCAAGGCATGGTCATCCTGGGCAAGACCCGCATGACCGAATTCGCCTTCGGATTGTCCGGCCAGAACCCAACGCAAGGCACTCCGCACAACCCGTGGGACGCCAATGTGGCTCGCGCGCCGGGTGGATCGTCCAGCGGCGCAGGCGTAGCCGTTGCGGCCGGACTGGCGCCGTTGGCCGTAGGCGGCGACACCGGCGGGTCCGTGCGCGCCCCGGCGGCGCTGAATGGAGTGGTGGGCTACAAGCCGTCTTCTGGCGTCATCAGCCGCGCCGGCTGCCTGCCCTTGTCGGACACGCTCGACGTCTTGGGTCCCATCACCCGCAACGTGGCAGATGCCCGGCTGCTGACGCAATTGCTGGCCGGTCCCGACGTCGACGACGCCGCCACGCTGGCGCTGCCAGCCGCCTGCATCACCTCGCTGCGACATCCCGCCGCGCCGCGCACGGGCACTATCGCTGTACTCGCGCCACAGGCCTGGCCAGCGTCCCTGACTGACGCCAGCCTGCGGGTATGGCATCAGGCTCAGGAACAGTTGGAACAAGCAGGCTTCACGCCCACGGTCTGGCATCCGCCCGCGTCCCTATCGTTCGCACGCATGGCCGATGACAACTCGCTGGTGTTGGCCTATGAGGCCTATCGCTACTACGGAGCCCTGGCCGAAAACCCGGCAGCGCCGCTGTGGGAAGTGGTGCGCACGCGTATCGCGGCAGGCGGGCGGATCGCGCAGGCCGATTATGTGGCCGCCTTGGTTCGCCGCCGCGCCGACATGGCCGCCTTCGCCGACGCCATGCAAGGGCTGGACGCCTTGCTGATGCCCGCTTGCGATCAGGGCGCGCAAGCGCTGGACAACGAAGACGTGCGCCACACCGGCTTGGGCAAGCTGCTGCGACCCGCCAACTTCCTGGGTGCGGCCGCCATCGCGCTGCCAGCCGGCTTGGACCAACAGGGCATGCCCATCGCGGTGCAATTGCTGGCGCCCGAAGGCGGCGACGCCGCGTTGCTGGACTGCGCGAGCGTCTTGGAACGCGTGCTGGCGCCCATCCCGCTTCGGCCTGATCTGTCGGCCTGGGGCCTCTGA
- a CDS encoding MFS transporter, producing the protein MSSSSATLRQSQGASAAPVSRARTILAGSVGNAVEWFDWTIYASFAIFFSSQFFPDGNETTALLATFGIFAVGFFMRPVGGWVLGIFSDRYGRKAALGLTILMMAGGSLIIAITPTYATIGIAAPLLLTAARLLQGLSLGGEYASATTFLAEMAPPNKRGFYSSFVFFSAAVGILAASAVGWVLTSTLTKADMASWGWRIPFLLGAFGGLAGMWIRRSIPETEAFSHAKKAGVEKQPLRTLLRDHPREVLRIVGFSILTTFAFYIFVAYVPTYAIRQVGADPKTAFAANTVALIVFMLVQPLFGILSDRIGRKPQLIFFAAGYLIFFYPLMTTLGPSFSSILAVELFGLVLYAMYTSIAPAIMSEQFPTSVRAVGIGAPYNLVVALLGGTTPYLLTWLQSKGMERWFFYYVLAGAVITLITFIRMPETKGQSLK; encoded by the coding sequence ATGAGCAGCTCATCCGCAACCCTGCGCCAGTCGCAGGGGGCATCCGCCGCCCCCGTGTCGCGTGCCCGCACGATCCTGGCCGGTAGTGTAGGCAATGCGGTCGAATGGTTCGATTGGACCATCTATGCATCCTTCGCCATCTTCTTTTCCAGCCAGTTCTTCCCGGACGGCAACGAAACCACCGCGCTGCTGGCCACCTTTGGCATTTTCGCCGTGGGCTTCTTCATGCGTCCGGTGGGCGGTTGGGTCCTGGGCATTTTCTCCGACCGTTACGGCCGCAAAGCCGCGTTGGGCCTGACGATTCTGATGATGGCAGGCGGTTCCCTGATCATCGCCATTACCCCCACCTACGCCACCATCGGCATCGCTGCCCCCTTGCTCTTGACCGCCGCGCGTTTGCTGCAAGGCCTGTCACTGGGCGGAGAGTATGCCTCGGCCACGACCTTTCTGGCGGAAATGGCGCCCCCGAACAAGCGCGGTTTCTATTCCAGCTTCGTCTTCTTCAGCGCCGCCGTGGGTATTTTGGCGGCTTCCGCTGTCGGCTGGGTGCTGACGTCGACGCTGACCAAGGCCGACATGGCGTCCTGGGGCTGGCGCATTCCGTTCCTGCTGGGCGCGTTTGGCGGACTGGCCGGCATGTGGATTCGCCGCTCCATCCCGGAAACCGAAGCGTTCTCGCACGCCAAGAAGGCCGGTGTGGAAAAGCAGCCGCTGCGCACCCTGTTGCGCGACCACCCGCGTGAAGTGCTGCGCATCGTGGGCTTTTCCATCCTGACCACGTTTGCGTTCTACATCTTTGTTGCTTACGTCCCCACCTACGCTATCCGCCAAGTGGGCGCCGATCCGAAGACCGCATTTGCCGCCAACACCGTCGCGCTGATCGTGTTCATGCTGGTGCAGCCGCTGTTTGGCATCTTGTCCGACCGCATTGGCCGCAAGCCGCAGCTGATCTTCTTTGCTGCCGGTTACCTGATCTTTTTCTATCCGCTGATGACCACGCTGGGCCCGTCGTTCAGCTCGATCCTGGCGGTGGAACTGTTCGGTCTGGTGCTGTATGCGATGTACACCTCGATCGCGCCGGCCATCATGTCCGAGCAGTTTCCCACCAGCGTGCGCGCTGTCGGTATCGGCGCGCCGTACAACCTGGTTGTCGCACTGCTGGGCGGCACCACGCCCTACCTGCTGACCTGGCTGCAAAGCAAAGGCATGGAACGCTGGTTCTTCTACTACGTGCTGGCAGGCGCCGTGATTACGCTGATCACGTTCATTCGCATGCCGGAAACCAAGGGCCAGTCCCTTAAGTAA
- a CDS encoding Lrp/AsnC family transcriptional regulator, with protein sequence MNIVTSSKGKPLMPALDDTDLACLIALQADPRASWRELGAATGIAERTVARRLKRLMDVDALRVIAEPDPLAMSRGVVLHAWVRCRSGRVPEVAEQLARLDISQLVVTLAGTADLMAELTLADAADMPDVVTRVLPSIDGVEHVEARLVLRPFRRAGQWRIQAQPDVAGDAPQSQAPAALTEPEQRIVAYLMRDGRASLAELAEQASVSEPTAQRLLQHLVERRALSFRVEVEPALVGFPVEAVISVQVRPQAVDALAAHLALDPNTRCLFGTSGASQLFWHVLCRDSLHLWDVVTRRLGELDGVLNSEVGVVMRAHKRCGIVRAGARLETEAG encoded by the coding sequence ATGAATATAGTCACGTCAAGTAAGGGTAAGCCCCTAATGCCAGCGCTCGATGACACAGATCTGGCCTGTCTGATCGCCTTGCAGGCAGATCCCCGCGCGTCCTGGCGAGAGCTGGGCGCGGCGACCGGCATCGCCGAGCGGACTGTCGCCCGGCGGCTCAAGCGCCTGATGGACGTTGATGCCTTGCGCGTCATTGCCGAACCCGACCCCCTGGCCATGAGCCGGGGCGTCGTTCTACACGCCTGGGTCCGCTGCCGCTCCGGCCGCGTGCCGGAAGTGGCCGAACAACTGGCGCGGCTGGACATCAGTCAGCTGGTGGTGACACTCGCAGGGACGGCGGACCTGATGGCCGAATTGACCCTGGCAGACGCCGCAGACATGCCGGACGTGGTGACGCGCGTGCTGCCGTCGATCGACGGCGTGGAACATGTCGAGGCCCGGCTGGTGTTGCGGCCGTTCCGGCGCGCGGGCCAATGGCGCATCCAGGCCCAGCCAGATGTCGCTGGGGATGCGCCGCAATCGCAAGCGCCCGCAGCGTTGACAGAACCCGAACAACGCATCGTGGCGTATCTGATGCGTGACGGCCGTGCCAGTCTGGCTGAATTGGCTGAGCAGGCCAGCGTCAGCGAACCCACCGCGCAACGGCTGCTCCAGCATCTGGTGGAGCGGCGCGCGCTGAGTTTCCGCGTGGAAGTGGAACCGGCACTGGTTGGCTTTCCAGTCGAAGCCGTGATCTCGGTGCAGGTGCGGCCGCAAGCCGTAGATGCTTTGGCCGCGCATCTGGCGCTGGATCCGAACACGCGGTGCCTGTTCGGCACAAGCGGCGCATCGCAATTGTTCTGGCATGTGCTGTGCCGCGACAGCCTGCATCTGTGGGACGTCGTCACGCGCAGGCTGGGGGAGCTGGATGGGGTGCTGAACAGCGAAGTCGGCGTGGTGATGCGCGCGCACAAGCGTTGCGGCATTGTGCGCGCCGGCGCGCGTCTGGAAACAGAGGCCGGCTAA
- a CDS encoding branched-chain amino acid ABC transporter ATP-binding protein/permease, giving the protein MNKRLTPRWLPLALYSLIAIAGLVLAATVNGYYVFVLGNVALLALAGIGLNVLLGLTGQMSFGHAGFYAIGAYTVAILTGQAGWSFWLAWPAAALVSAAFGLLLAVPALRVKGPYLAMITIAFGFIVEHALIEGGSVTGGQNGLMGIVQPTLAGIGGDRGVAMLAIVTVFVVLGGYAMLSRGTWGAAMRAVKDSETASESIGINPLAVKAVAFMVSAAVVGLAGGLYAPQAGMITPHNFNFMQSILFVLAVTIGGAGSLAGPLLGAVVVGLLPELLSGMEEYRLLFFGAFLLVVLWAAPEGAAGLLARWRKKASAPLLAPRHGSMLPASGHTRRALRADALTMTFGGVRAVQSVSFTVPPAAVTALIGPNGAGKSTVINMLSGYYQPTSGAVALGDVPMAALPAFRVARSGIARTYQTSQLFDTLSVEDNVALGMVRGRLGGLLASRRYLAADARERARALLAFCGYEGALDVPAADLPHVDRRLVEIARALATDADILLMDEPAAGLSREDKTRLAGLLRRIADAGAGVLLVEHDMTLVMGVSDHIVAIDAGRELAQGTAADIQQSAAVRQAYLGDEAARRAPSARPPRTGGTLPPEVLGVGNLTTGYGANPVLHGIDLQVRQGEMVALLGANGAGKSTLMRTLAGLHRPAEGGMHLQGQELHGLAADRIVARGLVLVPEGRQVFPGLSVLDNIRLGAFLHPQDREARVEEMLTRFPRLRERLHQRAGLLSGGEQQMLAIARGLMSKPVILLLDEPSLGLAPKIIDELFQALDRLREESMTILLVDQMAALALSLADRAYVLESGRVAAHGTAAEIAQDGALARAYLGA; this is encoded by the coding sequence ATGAATAAGCGACTCACACCCCGCTGGCTGCCGCTGGCGCTCTACAGTCTGATAGCGATTGCAGGCTTGGTCTTGGCGGCCACGGTCAACGGCTATTACGTGTTCGTGCTGGGCAATGTGGCGCTGCTGGCACTAGCTGGAATCGGATTGAACGTGCTGCTGGGTCTGACCGGCCAGATGTCGTTCGGCCATGCGGGTTTCTACGCCATCGGCGCGTACACGGTCGCCATCCTGACGGGTCAGGCCGGCTGGAGCTTCTGGCTGGCCTGGCCCGCCGCAGCGCTGGTATCGGCGGCATTTGGCCTGCTGCTGGCAGTGCCTGCCTTGCGTGTGAAGGGGCCATATCTGGCGATGATCACCATCGCGTTCGGATTCATCGTCGAACACGCGCTGATCGAAGGCGGCTCGGTCACCGGCGGCCAGAACGGTTTGATGGGTATCGTGCAGCCCACGCTGGCCGGCATCGGCGGCGACCGCGGCGTGGCCATGCTGGCCATCGTGACCGTGTTCGTGGTGCTTGGCGGTTACGCCATGCTGTCGCGCGGCACTTGGGGCGCCGCGATGCGCGCGGTCAAAGACAGCGAGACGGCCAGCGAATCCATCGGCATCAATCCGCTGGCCGTCAAAGCCGTAGCGTTCATGGTGTCGGCAGCAGTCGTGGGGCTGGCGGGCGGGCTCTATGCGCCTCAGGCAGGCATGATCACGCCGCACAACTTCAACTTCATGCAGTCGATTCTGTTCGTGCTGGCTGTGACTATCGGCGGCGCGGGTTCATTGGCCGGACCGCTGCTGGGTGCAGTTGTGGTGGGCCTGCTGCCTGAACTGCTGTCTGGCATGGAGGAATACCGTCTGCTGTTTTTTGGCGCCTTCTTGCTGGTGGTGCTGTGGGCGGCGCCCGAAGGCGCGGCGGGCCTGCTGGCGCGTTGGCGGAAAAAGGCCAGTGCGCCATTGCTGGCCCCGCGTCACGGCAGCATGTTGCCCGCTTCCGGACACACCCGCCGCGCGCTGCGCGCCGATGCGCTGACCATGACGTTTGGCGGCGTGCGCGCGGTGCAGTCCGTATCGTTCACCGTGCCGCCTGCGGCGGTCACGGCGCTGATCGGACCGAACGGCGCGGGCAAGTCGACCGTCATCAATATGCTTAGCGGGTACTACCAGCCGACCAGCGGCGCTGTCGCTTTGGGCGATGTGCCGATGGCTGCCTTGCCCGCCTTCCGCGTGGCGCGCAGCGGCATCGCGCGTACTTACCAGACCTCCCAGTTGTTCGATACCTTGAGCGTCGAAGACAACGTGGCGCTGGGCATGGTGCGCGGGCGATTAGGCGGTTTGCTGGCATCCCGCCGCTACCTGGCAGCGGATGCGCGCGAACGCGCGCGCGCCTTGCTGGCGTTTTGCGGCTACGAAGGCGCGTTGGATGTTCCCGCAGCCGATCTGCCGCATGTGGACAGGCGGCTGGTGGAGATCGCACGCGCGCTGGCGACCGATGCCGACATTCTCTTGATGGACGAACCTGCCGCCGGCCTGTCGCGTGAAGACAAGACGCGCTTGGCTGGCTTGTTGCGGCGCATTGCCGATGCGGGCGCGGGCGTGCTGCTGGTGGAGCACGACATGACCCTGGTCATGGGCGTGTCCGACCATATCGTCGCCATCGACGCGGGCCGCGAACTGGCGCAAGGCACGGCCGCCGACATTCAACAGTCTGCAGCCGTGCGGCAGGCCTATCTGGGCGACGAGGCCGCCCGCCGCGCGCCTTCGGCGCGGCCCCCGCGCACAGGCGGCACATTGCCGCCCGAAGTGCTGGGGGTGGGCAACCTGACCACTGGCTACGGCGCCAATCCCGTCCTGCACGGTATTGATTTGCAAGTACGGCAAGGCGAGATGGTGGCGCTGCTGGGCGCCAACGGCGCGGGCAAATCAACACTGATGCGCACGCTGGCGGGGCTGCACCGGCCCGCCGAAGGCGGCATGCACTTGCAGGGACAAGAGCTGCATGGTCTCGCCGCGGACCGTATCGTGGCACGCGGGCTGGTGCTGGTCCCGGAAGGCCGGCAGGTCTTTCCAGGGCTGAGTGTGCTGGACAACATCCGGTTGGGCGCCTTCCTGCATCCGCAGGACCGCGAAGCCCGGGTCGAAGAGATGTTGACCCGTTTCCCGCGCTTGCGTGAACGCCTGCATCAACGCGCCGGCCTGTTGTCTGGCGGCGAACAGCAGATGCTGGCTATTGCGCGCGGGCTGATGTCCAAGCCCGTCATCCTGCTGCTGGACGAGCCTTCGTTGGGACTGGCGCCCAAGATCATCGACGAGTTGTTCCAGGCGCTGGACCGGCTGCGCGAAGAATCCATGACGATCCTGCTGGTGGATCAGATGGCAGCGCTGGCGTTGTCGCTGGCCGACCGCGCCTATGTGCTGGAATCTGGCCGCGTCGCGGCCCACGGCACTGCCGCGGAAATCGCGCAGGACGGCGCACTGGCCCGCGCCTACCTGGGCGCCTAG
- a CDS encoding branched-chain amino acid ABC transporter permease, whose translation MLLMSAIVSGLGLGSMYGLMALGFYLTYAVSGTVNFAQGSSMMLGAVLTYTFAQTLGWPWAPALLAAMLLCALYGLVVERLAVRPFASRGSNAWLMSTVALGIVLDNVVMFTFGKEPRSLPSPLAQSPLEIGGLGLGIYPLQLLIPLVGLALAAALHTLSRRTRWGVALLAVVQNPNAARLMGIPVRHAIMAAFALSTLFAGVAGALVAPLFNVQADMGTLFGLKAYVVAILGGITSAWGVMIAGLLFGVVEALITVALGSGYTQIISFTLVIVMLAVRPNGLFGRADVRKV comes from the coding sequence ATGTTGTTGATGTCCGCCATCGTCAGCGGCCTGGGTCTGGGAAGCATGTACGGACTCATGGCTCTGGGCTTTTACCTGACCTACGCTGTGTCAGGCACGGTGAACTTCGCCCAAGGCAGTTCCATGATGCTGGGCGCCGTGCTGACCTATACGTTCGCGCAAACGCTGGGCTGGCCATGGGCGCCCGCGCTGCTGGCGGCCATGCTGTTGTGCGCGTTGTACGGCCTGGTCGTTGAACGGCTGGCCGTCAGGCCCTTTGCCAGCCGCGGCTCCAACGCGTGGTTGATGTCCACGGTGGCGCTCGGCATCGTTCTGGACAACGTCGTGATGTTCACCTTTGGCAAGGAGCCGCGCAGCTTGCCGTCGCCCCTGGCTCAGTCGCCGCTGGAAATCGGCGGGCTGGGCCTGGGCATCTACCCGCTGCAACTGCTGATCCCGCTGGTGGGGCTGGCGCTGGCGGCCGCGCTGCACACGCTGTCACGCCGCACCCGTTGGGGCGTGGCCTTGCTGGCTGTCGTGCAAAACCCGAACGCGGCCCGCTTGATGGGCATCCCCGTGCGCCACGCCATCATGGCGGCATTTGCCCTGTCCACGCTGTTTGCAGGCGTCGCGGGCGCGCTGGTGGCGCCGCTGTTCAACGTGCAGGCCGACATGGGCACGCTGTTCGGATTGAAGGCGTATGTGGTCGCCATCCTGGGCGGCATTACCAGCGCCTGGGGCGTGATGATCGCGGGCCTGCTGTTCGGCGTCGTCGAAGCGTTGATCACCGTGGCCCTGGGTTCGGGATACACCCAGATCATCAGCTTCACGCTGGTGATCGTCATGTTGGCCGTGCGTCCGAATGGACTGTTCGGACGCGCCGATGTCAGGAAGGTCTGA
- a CDS encoding ABC transporter substrate-binding protein gives MTPTRRSFLLRATAAALFTAGFALQPALAADPIKIGLITALSGESARAGEALTRGITIAIDEINAKGGLLGGRQVVLVRRDDEGNPAKGMAAARELIFKEKVAVVFGGLDTPVSMAIVPIVNQEKVPFMGPWAAGTAITQNKADPNFVFRVSAMDEIVDSAMVQYAQKTFQSAKPGMILVNNPWGESNEKGLNVALAAAKVTPAGVEKFQPNDLDVVPQLSRLKAAGADTLFLVGNVGPSAQVVKSLDRMGWKVPIVSHWGPAGGRFTELAGPNAKNVHFVQTYSFFGKQGPVGDKVMQALKTKYSDIKGPQDITPAVGVANAYDGMQLAALAITQAGSTDGDAVRQGFYKIGKYEGLIKTYEQPFTPTSHDALRENDYVWTQFIDNRILPVKGGQ, from the coding sequence ATGACCCCGACCCGCCGTTCCTTTCTGCTTCGCGCCACCGCCGCCGCCCTGTTCACGGCAGGCTTTGCTTTGCAACCGGCACTTGCCGCTGACCCGATCAAGATCGGACTGATTACGGCGCTGTCAGGGGAATCGGCTCGCGCCGGTGAAGCGCTGACGCGCGGCATCACCATCGCTATCGATGAGATCAATGCCAAGGGCGGTTTGTTGGGCGGCCGTCAGGTCGTGCTGGTGCGGCGCGATGATGAGGGCAATCCCGCCAAAGGCATGGCGGCTGCGCGCGAACTGATCTTCAAAGAGAAAGTGGCCGTGGTGTTCGGAGGTTTGGACACTCCGGTGTCCATGGCCATCGTGCCCATCGTGAATCAGGAAAAAGTGCCCTTCATGGGCCCTTGGGCGGCGGGCACGGCCATCACGCAGAACAAGGCCGATCCCAACTTCGTGTTCCGCGTGTCGGCCATGGACGAGATCGTGGATAGCGCCATGGTGCAGTACGCGCAAAAGACCTTCCAAAGCGCCAAGCCCGGCATGATCCTGGTGAACAACCCGTGGGGCGAATCGAACGAGAAAGGCCTGAACGTTGCGCTGGCGGCCGCCAAGGTCACGCCCGCTGGCGTCGAAAAATTCCAGCCCAACGACCTGGACGTTGTGCCGCAACTGAGCCGGCTGAAAGCCGCAGGCGCGGACACGCTGTTCCTGGTGGGCAACGTAGGCCCATCGGCGCAGGTCGTGAAGTCGCTGGACCGCATGGGCTGGAAAGTGCCGATCGTGTCGCACTGGGGCCCTGCCGGCGGCCGCTTTACCGAACTGGCCGGACCCAATGCCAAGAACGTGCACTTCGTGCAGACCTATAGCTTCTTCGGCAAGCAAGGGCCGGTGGGCGACAAGGTCATGCAGGCGCTGAAGACCAAGTATTCCGACATCAAGGGTCCGCAGGACATCACGCCCGCCGTGGGCGTGGCCAATGCCTACGATGGCATGCAGCTGGCCGCGCTGGCGATCACGCAGGCAGGTTCGACCGATGGCGATGCGGTGCGTCAGGGCTTCTACAAGATCGGCAAATACGAAGGCTTGATCAAGACCTACGAACAGCCCTTCACGCCCACGTCCCATGACGCGCTGCGCGAGAACGACTACGTGTGGACGCAGTTCATCGACAACCGCATCCTGCCCGTGAAAGGCGGGCAGTAA
- a CDS encoding polysaccharide deacetylase family protein, with product MNPSLLQSTNPGRDDVSAWTPAPLACHGRFPYQSIAGRADYTWPNGARLAVYLGFNIEHFAFGEGLGAELGPASPHPDVLNYAWREYGNRVGAWRCLDLFDELRLPAGVLINTALYEHCPELIDAFQARGDELIGHGYSNAHRQGGLSEAEESALLAHCRERILRHAGQAPEGWLSPWISESRSTPDLLAEAGYRYTLNWCHDDQPMRMRTRAGDLWAIPYPQELNDIPMIMGRKMDARDFADMILDQFEEMRAQAVRQPLVMGIALHPYIVGQPYRLRHLRRALAPLAAARDRGEIWFTTPGDICRHVDSLPAGVIAGGRL from the coding sequence ATGAATCCATCCTTGCTTCAAAGCACTAATCCGGGGCGTGATGACGTATCCGCCTGGACCCCGGCGCCTCTGGCATGCCATGGCCGTTTTCCATACCAATCCATCGCCGGGCGGGCGGATTACACCTGGCCGAACGGCGCGCGTCTGGCCGTGTACCTGGGTTTCAATATTGAGCACTTCGCATTTGGAGAAGGGCTGGGCGCTGAATTGGGGCCGGCGTCCCCCCATCCCGACGTGCTGAACTACGCGTGGCGCGAATACGGCAACCGCGTGGGCGCATGGCGCTGCCTGGATCTGTTTGACGAGCTGCGGCTGCCGGCGGGGGTGCTGATCAATACCGCCTTGTATGAACACTGCCCCGAATTGATCGACGCCTTTCAGGCGCGTGGCGACGAACTGATCGGACACGGATACAGCAACGCGCACCGGCAGGGCGGGCTGTCTGAAGCTGAAGAAAGCGCACTGTTGGCGCATTGCCGCGAACGTATCCTGCGCCACGCCGGGCAGGCGCCTGAAGGCTGGTTGTCGCCGTGGATATCGGAAAGCCGCAGCACGCCGGACTTGCTGGCCGAGGCCGGCTATCGCTACACGCTGAATTGGTGCCACGACGATCAGCCCATGCGTATGCGCACCCGCGCAGGCGATCTATGGGCCATTCCGTATCCGCAGGAGCTCAACGACATTCCGATGATCATGGGCCGCAAGATGGATGCGCGAGACTTTGCCGATATGATTCTTGACCAGTTTGAAGAGATGCGTGCGCAGGCGGTGCGCCAGCCATTGGTCATGGGCATTGCGCTGCATCCCTATATAGTTGGCCAGCCGTACCGGCTGCGTCACCTGCGCCGTGCGCTGGCTCCATTGGCGGCAGCCCGCGACCGGGGTGAGATCTGGTTCACGACCCCAGGCGATATCTGCCGGCACGTGGACAGTCTGCCCGCGGGCGTGATTGCCGGGGGCAGGTTGTAG
- a CDS encoding GntR family transcriptional regulator: protein MSTRSPANPRAKPSARSTFAAEPEPPVSDAGSTPDSDMERRICEAVYESVMSQRLTPGTKLPEAAICELFGVSRSVARKALQRLAHEHVVDLHHNRGAVVAEPTPEDTRQIFQARRALEAALVPLAAARATKADYASLRKQLRDEHALLHRAGQPAWARQASAFHVRLGELSGNTILHGYLAELVSRCSLIVALYEPPGNAACEHGEHVQIVDLMERDDVAEAVRINDNHLADLERRISLERPQPAQTLAQMLGLA, encoded by the coding sequence ATGTCTACCCGAAGCCCCGCTAACCCCCGCGCCAAGCCGTCCGCCCGCAGTACGTTCGCAGCGGAGCCCGAACCGCCGGTTTCCGATGCTGGCAGCACGCCCGACAGCGACATGGAACGCCGCATTTGCGAAGCCGTGTATGAAAGCGTGATGAGCCAGCGCCTGACGCCGGGCACGAAGTTGCCCGAGGCGGCAATCTGTGAACTGTTCGGCGTATCGCGGTCGGTGGCGCGCAAGGCTTTGCAGCGGCTGGCGCATGAGCACGTGGTGGACCTGCACCACAATCGCGGCGCAGTCGTCGCTGAACCCACGCCCGAAGACACGCGCCAGATTTTCCAGGCGCGCCGCGCGTTGGAAGCCGCGCTGGTGCCGTTGGCGGCGGCTCGCGCCACCAAGGCCGACTACGCGTCTTTGCGCAAACAACTGCGCGATGAACATGCTTTGCTGCACCGGGCGGGACAGCCCGCTTGGGCGCGGCAGGCCAGCGCCTTTCATGTCAGGTTGGGGGAACTGTCTGGCAACACCATCCTGCACGGTTATCTGGCCGAATTGGTGTCGCGCTGTTCGCTCATCGTGGCGCTGTATGAGCCGCCCGGCAACGCGGCCTGCGAACACGGCGAGCATGTGCAGATCGTCGATCTGATGGAACGCGACGACGTGGCCGAGGCCGTGCGTATCAATGACAACCACCTTGCGGACCTGGAGCGGCGCATCAGCCTTGAGCGCCCGCAACCCGCGCAAACTCTTGCCCAAATGTTGGGACTGGCCTGA
- a CDS encoding flavin reductase family protein: MEIDFDAITEYQRYKLMASLIVPRPIALITTLSETGVVNAAPFSMFNMLGEDPPIVMVSINRLEDGGLKDTARNIARDKEFVVHLTDEAMAEKMHRCGDRLPSDVSELAHAGLDAAPSHHVKPPRIVQAPVAFECTLYETMETASRQIFIGQVRWLHARDGLIDTETWRVRLQDYFPVGRFGASFYVTTRDRYAIGGGDSPAGTAASTAIDEI; this comes from the coding sequence ATGGAAATCGATTTCGACGCTATTACCGAATACCAGCGCTATAAGCTGATGGCCAGCCTGATCGTGCCCCGGCCCATTGCGCTGATCACCACCTTGTCCGAAACCGGCGTCGTCAACGCGGCGCCGTTCAGCATGTTCAATATGCTGGGCGAAGACCCGCCCATCGTCATGGTCAGCATCAACCGCCTGGAAGACGGCGGCTTGAAGGACACGGCGCGCAACATTGCTCGCGACAAGGAATTTGTGGTGCATCTGACCGACGAGGCCATGGCGGAAAAGATGCATCGCTGCGGCGACCGTTTGCCGTCTGATGTCAGCGAACTTGCGCACGCAGGACTGGACGCCGCGCCCAGCCACCACGTCAAACCGCCGCGCATTGTGCAAGCGCCCGTGGCGTTTGAGTGCACGTTGTACGAAACCATGGAAACCGCCAGCCGCCAGATTTTCATCGGGCAGGTGCGTTGGCTGCATGCGCGCGACGGATTGATCGACACGGAAACCTGGCGCGTGCGCTTGCAGGACTATTTTCCGGTGGGCCGTTTCGGCGCCAGCTTTTATGTCACAACGCGGGACCGTTACGCAATCGGCGGCGGCGATTCGCCAGCTGGCACGGCGGCCAGCACCGCGATCGACGAGATCTGA